The Bubalus kerabau isolate K-KA32 ecotype Philippines breed swamp buffalo chromosome 8, PCC_UOA_SB_1v2, whole genome shotgun sequence genomic sequence CCCCTCCCTGTTGTCCAGTCTCTTTTCACATTTCTATTACCTTCCTGTCCCCAAAAGCATTTGAATTTTAAGGTCTTACTGATCTTCTGTTTCCATAAACAATTCAGTGATTGTTTACTGATTTCCTAATGTATTGTTATTTTTTCCTGTCCTTTTTTTGCAGATGTGAAAACCATCAGACCTGGGCCTCAATAAAGCCCACCCCAGTGACTGTGATTGACATATAGGTGGTTAACCTTTCTGACCTGCTCCAGGCCGTGCTGTAAAATGCCTTTTCCAAAGTCTTGTCTCTAACTTTTGAAAGTATTAGTGTTTTGATGACAGAACTGGCACCTCAGTCATCATGACATGACACAATGACCTGTGCTTATTAGTTGCTTTTTAATGGGGCATTAAAACACttcatttaattaataaaaatggcattatttggtGATCTCATATTCTGATTGTCACCAATGTAATCGTCTTTAAGcaattggacatgaaacaatgtcACAGGCTATGATGTGTTAATTACATCTCATTTTTTCTAAACTTGAATGTCTTATCTTGAATGTCAACTGTTAATTGTTTCTGTAGTCTAAGTTATTAAAGTAATTAAgtaacagtttaaaaatattaaaatggcaCAGTAATTCTGTCCCTTAAGAACTCTGCTTGCTGCATAGCCTCCTTGAAGAGGCCGAACAAACAGCCCAGGGCATAAGGGGAAATGGCTgtgggtggtggggctggggcaggggaggggctaaAGAACTTGGAGGGGTctcagaaagaggaggaggaaggggtatTTCTCTGTAGCCAGGCACCATGTTTAATTACCATCACCTTCCCGCCCCGCCCATACCCGATTGATGAAATATTAGCAGTTTTTCACCTAACTCCTCGAAATAGCATGTTTACTTTTGTGGCTTTATTTTGCATAATTAATTTGCTGTCTGTTTTTGTCTTGGTGGGTCAGAAAGGAACAGGTAGCAAGGACTGCCAAGTTAAAATGTAATGAATAGGCAGTCTACCGGCTttatatattccatttttaaagttttgagcactttcttagttttccaaatatgaACACTcaatgcccatttttaaaatcattgatgtgttaaaataattactctaagTGAATTTAACCCTATTTCCAGGAAGTACACGTGCCCTTGTGTGCTGatttatatatgtgtaatttATTGTCACCCTACCCATAATTAGGGCATTAAgttccctcctctcttccccctcACACAGTCATTCACCCCTATGGacacagtcttttttttaaaaaactgagtatCTTTAGGTGGGATATGGGACCCAGGTTGCCATAGTTGCAGCCTCTCCCTGTTTTAATCTCAGCCTCATTATATAGAAAGTtaaagtttctgtttttattaataaCTTTATTAATATCAGCTAACAGTTGTTGAATATGCACTGTGTGCTTTCCTTGCATTATCTAATTAAACCCTCATTGTAAGTTTGAGGGACACTATTACTGGGATTCTTTGAATGTTCTATTTTATAGCCTAGCTACTCCTAAGAGGCATCAATCAATAACTGTTGGTTGACTGCATAATAAGGAGAGAAACCAGTATATACAGGTTGCTGCtcagtaccatttctgtcccaaaGGGGAAATCTAATTAGGGTTTGAAAAGAAATTTAGACAGTTCTCTGTTGGCTTTGTGgcagttgttgtttgttttgataacCATTCATAGTTACCTTCTCTATAAAGGTGGATCAGGGTAGGGACAGTGGGCCAAAGGGCCCCCCCTTGATGGGTTGATGAATACAGTCATTGTGATTTTATCCccccccctttctttttcttggttctCTATTGGCTGGAATAGCAGCTGTTTTTTTCCAGTAACAAGTAGTTATCATTTTGGctttattttacataattttttggCATCTTTGCCTTGAAGGTTTCTTGCTCTGCTTATAAAGTTTCTTATTTGGAGTGTCTCTACGTTATTAGTCAGTAAAGGTAACCATGCTGCTTATAAGAGTTGCATATTGTTAAATTATGATGAACAGGTGATTCTTGAGGAGGAAAGGATCATTTGGACATCAAAGAGGAGGATGCTTTTCATTGTCCACAGTCCTAATTGATTCACATCTTTTTTGTGGGGCTTTGGTCTGTTTATTAACTATTGATGTAAACAAGGGGAATAAAGATATACTTTAAATACTCATGTATTTAAAGTACTTTAGCAGATACATCGTATTGTGGTGCTTTGAATGTATGTGTTGAATTTATGCTTTTATCTTCACTTACAGAAACAAAAAGCTTCTGAAAACCAGAAGGCGAAAAGGTGGACGCGGAGGCCAGGACACAGGCCTCCATTGCCACAGGAGTGAAGCTACTACGCGCGGGAGgtctcctcccaccccaaccaTCACCCTGGGGCCCGACTGCCCACCACctccgcctcctcctccccccaacgATCCTTCCTCCCCCTCCAGCTCCCCCTGCAGCAGCCAGAGGGGCCAGTACAACCCGAACCTGGGAGAACGCCGGCGGGAGGATCTCTCCGAAGAGATCAACAACCTCAGAGAGAAGGTCATGAAGCAGTCCGAGGAGAACAACAACCTGCAGAACCAGGTGCAGAAACTCACCGAGGAGAACACCACCCTCCGGGAGCAAGTGGAGCCCACCCCCGAGGAGGAAGAGGACGACATTGAGCTGTGCGGTGCAGCGGCTGCTGCCGCCCCAGCCACCCCTATCGAGGAGGAGTGCCCAGAAGACCTTCCCGAGAAGTTCGACGGCAACCCAGACATGCTGGTTCCCTTCATGTCCCAGTGCCAGCTCTTCATGGAGAAGAGCACCCGCGATTTCTCTGTCGATCGCGTGCGCGTCTGCTTCGTGACCAGCATGATGACGGGCCGCGCCGCCCGCTGGGCCTCGGCCAAACTGGAGCGTTCTCACTATCTCATGCACAACTACCCAGCCTTCATGACCGAAATGAAGCATGTCTTTGAAGATCCCCAGCGGCGTGAGGCCGCCAAACGCAAGATCAGACGTCTGCGCCAGGGCATGGGGTCAGTGGTCGACTACTCTAATGCTTTCCAGATGATCGCGCAGGACCTGGATTGGAACGAGCCCGCCCTGATCGACCAGTACCACGAGGGCCTCAGCGACCACATCCAGGCGGAGCTGGCGGGCCTCGAAGTGGCCAAGTCGCTGTCCGCGCTCATCGGCCAGTGCATCCACATTGAGAGAAGGCTGGCCCGGGCTGCCGCCACCCGCAAGCCTCGCTCCCCGCCACGCGCGCTGGTGGCGCCGCACGTCAACAATCACCATAACCACCAGGTAGACCCGACCGAGCCCGTGGGGGGCGCCCGCATGCGCCTGAcgcaggaagagaaagagagacgtCGCAAGCTGAACCTGTGCCTCTACTGTGGGAATGGAGGCCACTACGCTGACAACTGTCCTGCCAAGGCCTCGAAGGCTTCGCCGGCGGGAAACTCCCCGGCCCCGCTGTAGAGGGACCTTCAGCGACCGGGCCGGAATTAATAAGGTCCCCCCAAGATGATGCTGCGTCATCTCCACACTTGCAAGTGATGCTCCAGATTCATCTCCCGGGCCGACACAGCCTGTTCGTCCGAGCCATGATCGATTCTGGCGCTTCTGGCAATTTCATTGATCACGAGTACGTGGCCCAGAACGGCATTCCTCTGAGAATCAAGGACTGGCCCATACTTGTAGAAGCAATTGATGGACGTCCCATAGCATCGGGCCCCGTGGTCCACGAAACACACGACCTGATCGTCGACTTGGGAGATCACCGCGAGGTGCTGTCCTTCGATGTGACTCAGTCTCCATTCTTCCCCATTGTCCTGGGGGTGCGCTGGCTGAGCACACACGATCCCAACATCACGTGGAGCACCCGATCGATCGTCTTCGATTCCGAATATTGCAGATACCACTGCCGGATGTATTCTCCGATACCACCACCTCTCCCACCACCAGCACAACCAGCGTTCTATTACCCGGTAGAGGGGTACAGAGTTTACCAGCCTGTGAGATACTACTACGTGCAGAATGTGTACACCCCAGTGGATGAGAACGTCTACCCAGACCACCGTCTGGTGGACCCTAACATAGAAATGATCCCCGGAGCTCACAGTATTCCCAGCGGGCATGTGTACTCACTGTCGGAATCTGAAATGGCAGCCCTGCGAGATTTCGTCGCCAGACACGTGAAGGATGGGCTGATCACTCCCACCATCGCGCCGAACGGAGCCCAAGTCCTCCAAGTGAAAAGAGGGTGGAAGCTGCAAGTTTCTTACGACTGCCGGGGTCCCAACGGTGTCACCATCCAGAATCAGTATCCTCGACTCACAATTCCAAATTTAGATGACCAAGCTCACCTGGCGACGTACACTGAATACGTACCTCAAATTCCAGGATATCCGACCTACCCCGCCTATGCGTACCCGACCTACCCGGTAGGATTCGCCTGGTACCCCGTGGGGCGAGATGGACACGGGCGATCCCTCTATGTCCCCGTGATGATCACCTGGAATCCTCATTGGTACCGCCAGCCGCCAGTGCCCCAGTacccgccgccgcagccgccgccgccgccacccccgccgccgcccccgcctcCGTCTTACAGCGCCCTGTGAATAGGCATCCTGCCCTTCAGGATCTCCGCCCTCAAAATGAACTCCTGTTCAGCTTCTCATCAGTGACTGTGTGCTACATTGGGCCGCTGCACCTTCAGACCAACCTGAGCACAGGCTTTCCTCTGAAATGGTTACAGAAGGTCAGGGCCACCCTGGACTGACACCCATCTCAAAGCACCCACTGACCTCCACTGTTTGGTGGGAGCAACAAAATATTTACCAACAAATTATCTCTGGTTTTCCACCGTAACTGCCAACCTAATTAAAATTCGTAACAAGTTTACTTCCCAGCAAACCCTGGAAACTTGGGTTTTACCTGCTGAAACCTCTGTCACCATCTGAATTATGGGCTGTCAGATTCCTCACTTAAGAGTTACTGAGAAGCTGATGCAAACACAGGAAACGCTGTTTTCTTTATGGAGggggaggtgaggaggaggaCATGACTTTCCTTGCAGTTGAGGTACCTTACAGCCTTGGAGGAGTGAGGCCTTATTAAGGAAGCCACAATTACTGGTGCAGTGCCAACGGCTTCCGTGATCTTCTGGCTGCACCCTTTGAAACTTCACCATCTTCAAACTCCATTTCCATGACTCAAGGAGCAGCAACTCGACCGGTTCTCTGGGGAGCAGGCAAAACCCCTTCAACAGAACACCTCAGGCCTCAGGAGGAAGTGCTCTCAGAGGGATCTGTGCATGTTTGAGTGTGCCTTCACATCCTGGTGCAAATCATATGTACCCAATAACTCTGACTTTGTCACAACACCTTACCATCACCATGCCAGCAATGGCTttcacacaaaacaaaaagtctGGTAACCAGAGACTGTTGGTGGCTCCAGGTGGTTAGATATTTGTGAAATGTGATCACCTCTCAGTCATGTATGAAGGCTAACGAGTAGCTAATAAGGACTCCTAAATCCCTGTACCCAAGTCTTAAACGAGAGACTCACGTTTAATGGTACCACCTTGACCTGGAACTTCAGAAAGAATTTTCACGAGCATTGTTCACTGGCTGGAAGGGTGCCACCTGAAGTCTTGGGAGCATCTGTCCTTGTCTCTGCCTCCATATGCACCTGGGCATTTCATTACCAGTCCCCTCACTAGACTATAGCACTAGGATGCTAAGGGAGGGGGAGTGTATTTTACCATCCTGTAGGGGATGGAGCGATAAGCTGCCAATGAATGAAAGGCCTCAGAAAGCAACCCAAAGCAACAGACAACACAAGAGTTGTCTTCGATCCAGTGACATCGGCTGGTGTCTCCTGGATGCTTTGTGCTAACCTGGGACTGCCTGACTTCCTTTAGCCTGGTCCCTTGCTACTACCTTGAACTGATTATCTAACCTCTCTGTGTTTACTACTGCCACTTACCCTGCTGCAGGatttgacagccttcctgcctggTTGCTGAGACTCCATTTTGCCGCCAGGGCATGGAGAAGAAAGAGGCAGGCTTCTGGGAGCATGTGTTTCAACACAGTCTCCAACAGTTTGAGCAGTAGCAAACGATATGGTGTATGTTTCAAATAGTCATGAAGAGGAGTCCAGTGGTGAAGTTTCACTTTTCATCAGCATCACCCTTCACATATTCATTATCACTCACCCTTACCCTTGCATGTTTAAATACTTAAAAGTTTTAGCTGTAGGTTGATAGTGTCCTTTAACAGTGTTTTAAAGTAGTGACTCTGCTTTCAAAGTTATTTCCATTGAATTACTATCCAGCTCTCCTTAAATCAGTTAAAATTGATACGTAAGGTAGTGTAAAATAGTTCTTTACTGTGAACTTCTCTTACAACACTGTGAATAAGAGGCTCCTCAGACTGGAGTACTTGTATAATAGTTCATCCTGTTCATCTTCAAACTTCTATTTTAACATCATctatagtttaaattttttttttttgattgggcctttaaaaatcaaacaaaatgagacataaattcaaagaaaataccTAATTGGCTATTTAATCCAaaacaacttttcttttttttccaatggaATCTGAAAGCTTGTCAGTCACTCATGTGTTTTaggttaatttctttttaaatggtgCATTTGTGCTTCTGGACTTGTTGAAGCATCATGTCAGTTTACCTCAATCAATCCATCCTTCATACATTTGAATTCAAGTTGCTTTGTGTCAAATTTACAGTTGTCAATTGATCTTCAAGCTGCAGAGGGCCTAGAAATGGGCTATTGTCTGCAGCCCCAGCATGTGCACACGGACATTGCCATCGCTGCAAGCGGAAGTCTGGAGATGTGACGACAACCATCATGAGGGAGCATGGTGGTGTGGGTTAACAACTCACAGAGGAACTCCCTGACACACCTTTGGTTGTTTTGTGGGGCTTGTGAAAATCTGTTTGGCAGTGTGTACTATGCCCTATAGCTATATATACTATCTATATGCGTAGGTGTTCAAGATAAGTAATCTCAAACTTATTCTGTAGAGTCAGAATTTATTAAGTTTCCTTTAGCTCATGTGTTTTCATCAACTTTGTTTTAATTgactactttaaaattttttggcaTTTTCCAACAAGATGCCTTTATTCGtaagaaaggagaaagcaaattAATCTCTAAAGAATGTGGAAAGGgagcaaaataaagacaaagatgATAAAGAAAACATCAAAGTTACTAGCAAAGCCAACAGTCTGCCTTTTGAAACAATGACAAA encodes the following:
- the PEG10 gene encoding LOW QUALITY PROTEIN: retrotransposon-derived protein PEG10 (The sequence of the model RefSeq protein was modified relative to this genomic sequence to represent the inferred CDS: inserted 1 base in 1 codon), whose protein sequence is MRYRGITATEIDQLYCFALQRNQLKRTGAEENKKLLKTRRRKGGRGGQDTGLHCHRSEATTRGRSPPTPTITLGPDCPPPPPPPPPNDPSSPSSSPCSSQRGQYNPNLGERRREDLSEEINNLREKVMKQSEENNNLQNQVQKLTEENTTLREQVEPTPEEEEDDIELCGAAAAAAPATPIEEECPEDLPEKFDGNPDMLVPFMSQCQLFMEKSTRDFSVDRVRVCFVTSMMTGRAARWASAKLERSHYLMHNYPAFMTEMKHVFEDPQRREAAKRKIRRLRQGMGSVVDYSNAFQMIAQDLDWNEPALIDQYHEGLSDHIQAELAGLEVAKSLSALIGQCIHIERRLARAAATRKPRSPPRALVAPHVNNHHNHQVDPTEPVGGARMRLTQEEKERRRKLNLCLYCGNGGHYADNCPAKASKASPXGKLPGPAVEGPSATGPELIRSPQDDAASSPHLQVMLQIHLPGRHSLFVRAMIDSGASGNFIDHEYVAQNGIPLRIKDWPILVEAIDGRPIASGPVVHETHDLIVDLGDHREVLSFDVTQSPFFPIVLGVRWLSTHDPNITWSTRSIVFDSEYCRYHCRMYSPIPPPLPPPAQPAFYYPVEGYRVYQPVRYYYVQNVYTPVDENVYPDHRLVDPNIEMIPGAHSIPSGHVYSLSESEMAALRDFVARHVKDGLITPTIAPNGAQVLQVKRGWKLQVSYDCRGPNGVTIQNQYPRLTIPNLDDQAHLATYTEYVPQIPGYPTYPAYAYPTYPVGFAWYPVGRDGHGRSLYVPVMITWNPHWYRQPPVPQYPPPQPPPPPPPPPPPPPSYSAL